The Poseidonibacter lekithochrous region TATTGTAATAATCAATAAAAAATTGAGTTAAATCTTTTTCATTAACTTTTTTTGCAACTTTTCTTAATGGTATATGTTCTGTAAATAATCCAACAAACATTTTTTTACAACCTAACATCATTATTGCATTTTTACCAAAATAATCTCGAAGTACTTCTGTATGGCCTTTATATTTAATATCAGCTTTATTCCATGCTTCTTTATTAATTGGTAAAGTACAAATTGCATCAACTTCTTTTTTATCAGCTAAATCAATTGCTTGCATAAATGAGTCATAAGAAAATTTACCAGATTTTTCACTAACTTTCCCTGCTTTAATTTCAAAGTCACCTTTTGTTTTAGCAATATTAAAATTTTTGGGAACTTCTAAATCTAACTCTTTTGCTGCTCTTTTTAGCATCTTATTATTAATACAATATATTGGTTCACATAGTTTTGATATTTTTTCATGAGATTTAAATGCAATTTCAATTCCAATCCCATTTAAGTCCCCAACACTAATAGCAATTTTAGGTTTCATTTTTAGCCTTACTTAATTAAGTTTTTCATATCTATAATTGCATCTTTTAAACCAGTGAAAACTGATCTAGCAATTATACTTTGCCCAATGTTTAACTCTTCTATTTCTTTAATTGTAGAAATTAATGTAACATTTTGATAGTTTAATCCATGTCCCGCTGCTACTTTTAAATTATTTTTAACGGCATGTTTAGAAGATTTTTTAATTTCTTTAATTGAAGCATCTAGTTTTGAAGATAACTCTTTTTTAGATAATTCTAAATCTTTAATACTATGGTGTGTATTTCTTAGATTTGAATTTAACATTGCATAAACATTTGCAAATGTTCCTGTATGTAGTTCAATCCACTCAACTTTTAATTTTGAAGACAATTCAATAATCTCTTTATTTGGATCAATAAATAGTGATACTTCAATTTCATGTTCATGTAGTTTTTTAATAGCTTTTTGAAGTTTTTTATAACTTCCTTTTACATCAAGTCCACCCTCTGTTGTAACTTCTTCCCTTTTTTCAGGTACAAGTGTAGCCCGTGCTGGTTTTAATTTACAAACAATATCAATGATTTCTTCATCAATAGAACACTCTAAGTTTACTGGTAATGATGATTGTTCAATAATTACTTTTGCATCATTATCATGAATATGACGTCTGTCTTCTCTTAAATGAATAGTAATTTGGTCAGCACCTGATAGTTTACAAATAGGTAGTGCATCTAATGGGTTTGGATCGTTTATTTTTCTAGCTTCTCTTAAAACTGCGATGTGGTCTATATTTACGCCAAGTAACAATGTGAGTCCTTTAATATTAGCATTATTTTAGTTTTGAAATAATAGCTAATATTAAATAAAGAAGAGAAGTTATTTTAGTTTTTTAAGATAAATCTTTTAGTGTAGCAATATTTGCAGCTAGTTTATTATGTACTTCTAGGTATTCGTCTTCTGGCTTAGAATCAGCAACAACTCCTGCTCCTGCTTGGAAGATTACTTTATCTTCTGTAAGCATAGTTGTTCTAATTGTAATTGCAGAATCCATATTTCCATCGAATCCAAAGTAAGCAATACTTCCTGAATAGAAGTTTCTTTTAATTCCTTCAAATTGTGCAATTAATTCCATAGCTCTAATTTTTGGAGCTCCTGTCATTGTTCCTGCTGTAAAAGTAGCAGCAAACAGATCAAACATGTCGTATTTGTCATCAATAACAGCTTCTACATCAGATACGATATGCATTACGTGTGAGTATCTTTCAATCCTCATTAGGTCAGTTACTTTTACAGTTCCTGGTTTTGCAACACGTCCTACATCATTTCTACCTAAGTCAACAAGCATTAAATGTTCAGCTCTCTCTTTAGTATCATTGATAAGTTCAGTTTCCATTTCTAAATCTTTATCAATTGTTTTACCTCTTTTTCTAGTACCAGCAATTGGTCTTAAAAGTAAGTGTCCATCAGTAAGTTTAATCATAACTTCTGGTGAAGATCCTGCAATAGAAAAGTCTTCAAATTCTAGGAAAAACAGATAAGGACTTGGATTTTTTGATCTTAATGCTCTATAGAAACTTAAGTGATCTACTTTTGCTTTTTGAATAAATCTATTAGACATTAGAATTTGGAATACATCTCCACTTCT contains the following coding sequences:
- the pdxA gene encoding 4-hydroxythreonine-4-phosphate dehydrogenase; translated protein: MKPKIAISVGDLNGIGIEIAFKSHEKISKLCEPIYCINNKMLKRAAKELDLEVPKNFNIAKTKGDFEIKAGKVSEKSGKFSYDSFMQAIDLADKKEVDAICTLPINKEAWNKADIKYKGHTEVLRDYFGKNAIMMLGCKKMFVGLFTEHIPLRKVAKKVNEKDLTQFFIDYYNNVKSDNIGVLGLNPHASDNGVLGDEEVHIFKAIKNANKTLGSNIFKGPLVPDIAFSPMSRKNYKYFVAMYHDQGLAPLKALYFDQSINVSLNLPIIRTSVDHGTAFNIAYKNEKLNTKSYVNAIKEAITLINSK
- a CDS encoding pyridoxine 5'-phosphate synthase; this translates as MLLGVNIDHIAVLREARKINDPNPLDALPICKLSGADQITIHLREDRRHIHDNDAKVIIEQSSLPVNLECSIDEEIIDIVCKLKPARATLVPEKREEVTTEGGLDVKGSYKKLQKAIKKLHEHEIEVSLFIDPNKEIIELSSKLKVEWIELHTGTFANVYAMLNSNLRNTHHSIKDLELSKKELSSKLDASIKEIKKSSKHAVKNNLKVAAGHGLNYQNVTLISTIKEIEELNIGQSIIARSVFTGLKDAIIDMKNLIK
- a CDS encoding anthranilate synthase component I family protein, with protein sequence MNFYSKELFLDQFTPVSIYEKVKSLYKNEVTFLFESTINSSDGNYSFIAIGDRERVWYENNTCFYKNEEGNVEEVESNPLSFLKEYYKNFDKEFYKAKAQELGIGLVDGFIGNIGYDIGKEFEPKLKGSMNNLVDQLNIPDLDLIRPKIILGFSHKTSKLIMVTSIDDLKEELQVIEDELFTPYQFTPLKKAEILDEGKFNFSKEEFFNMVAKSKEMVRSGDVFQILMSNRFIQKAKVDHLSFYRALRSKNPSPYLFFLEFEDFSIAGSSPEVMIKLTDGHLLLRPIAGTRKRGKTIDKDLEMETELINDTKERAEHLMLVDLGRNDVGRVAKPGTVKVTDLMRIERYSHVMHIVSDVEAVIDDKYDMFDLFAATFTAGTMTGAPKIRAMELIAQFEGIKRNFYSGSIAYFGFDGNMDSAITIRTTMLTEDKVIFQAGAGVVADSKPEDEYLEVHNKLAANIATLKDLS